Proteins from one Cicer arietinum cultivar CDC Frontier isolate Library 1 chromosome 3, Cicar.CDCFrontier_v2.0, whole genome shotgun sequence genomic window:
- the LOC101493501 gene encoding glucose-1-phosphate adenylyltransferase large subunit 2, chloroplastic-like isoform X3 — MALQSPILAGLEANPKTVASIILGGGAGTRLFPLTQKRAKPAVPFGGCYRLVDIPMSNCINSGIDKIYVLTQFNSRSLNRHIARTYSFGGGINSRGSFIEVLAANQTLGESGNKWFQGTADAVRQFLWLLEDAEHKNIENILILCGDQLYRMDYMELVQKHINSCADISVSCLPVDGSRASDFGLVKVDEKGQIRQFMEKPKGELLRSMRVDTSVFGLSAQEARKSPYIASMGIYVFKLDVLLKLLRNYYPNANDFGSEVIPMATKDFKVQACLFSGYWEDIGTIKSFFDANLALMDKPPKFQLYDQSKPIFTCPRFLPPTKLEKCQVINSLISDGCFLRECRVEHSIVGIRSRFDSGVQLKDTMMMGADYYQTEAEIVALLAAGNVPIGIGRNTKIMNCIIDKNARIGNNVIIANKENVQEADRPSEGFYIRSGITVVLKNSVINNGTII, encoded by the exons ATG GCCCTACAATCACCAATACTTGCTGGGCTAGAAGCCAACCCGAAGACCGTTGCATCGATCATTTTAGGTGGTGGAGCTGGAACTCGTCTATTCCCCCTTACTCAAAAACGGGCTAAACCAGCT GTGCCATTTGGAGGGTGTTATAGGCTTGTGGACATACCAATGAGTAATTGTATCAATAGTggaattgataaaatttacgTCCTTACACAGTTCAATTCTCGGTCCCTCAATCGCCACATTGCTCGAACATATAGTTTCGGAGGTGGCATCAATTCTCGTGGTAGTTTTATTGAG GTATTGGCAGCAAATCAAACACTCGGTGAATCGGGAAATAAGTGGTTTCAGGGTACTGCCGATGCTGTAAGACAATTCCTTTGGTTGCTTGAG GATGCTGAGCATAAAAACATAGAGAACATTCTGATATTGTGTGGTGATCAGCTCTATCGAATGGATTACATGGAACTTGTGCAG AAACACATTAATTCATGTGCTGATATATCTGTATCTTGTCTACCGGTGGATGGCAG TCGTGCCTCTGATTTTGGATTAGTGAAGGTTGATGAAAAAGGACAGATACGCCAGTTCATGGAAAAACCGAAGGGAGAATTATTAAGATCTATG CGTGTCGATACGAGTGTTTTTGGGTTATCAGCTCAGGAAGCAAGAAAATCTCCATATATTGCATCAATGGGTATATATGTGTTTAAATTAGATGTGCTTCTCAAACTTCTCAG GAACTATTATCCTAATGCAAATGATTTTGGATCTGAGGTCATTCCAATGGCTACAAAAGATTTTAAAGTCCAG GCATGTCTTTTCAGTGGTTATTGGGAAGATATTGGGACTATAAAATCTTTCTTTGATGCAAACTTGGCTCTTATGGACAAG CCGCCGAAATTTCAGTTATATGATCAGTCAAAGCCTATTTTTACATGTCCTCGGTTCCTACCCCCGACAAAATTGGAGAAATGTCAG GTGATTAATTCTTTGATTTCGGACGGTTGCTTTTTAAGAGAGTGCAGGGTTGAACATTCCATTGTGGGAATTCGCTCGAGATTTGATTCTGGAGTCCAGCTCAAG GATACCATGATGATGGGAGCTGACTATTACCAAACCGAGGCTGAAATAGTGGCTCTTTTAGCAGCGGGAAATGTTCCTATAGGCATAGGCAGGAATACAAAAATCAT GAACTGTATAATTGACAAAAATGCAAGAA
- the LOC101493501 gene encoding glucose-1-phosphate adenylyltransferase large subunit 1-like isoform X2 codes for MVVCFLHSPSIFVTLCTRPIWQILEAFHFHGSKKPSFHCDRILFSSFSGNKVNLLHSKNNAAFGFPSAKFSSVIHRNTTKRFLATSTLANVANDFMALQSPILAGLEANPKTVASIILGGGAGTRLFPLTQKRAKPAVPFGGCYRLVDIPMSNCINSGIDKIYVLTQFNSRSLNRHIARTYSFGGGINSRGSFIEVLAANQTLGESGNKWFQGTADAVRQFLWLLEDAEHKNIENILILCGDQLYRMDYMELVQKHINSCADISVSCLPVDGSRASDFGLVKVDEKGQIRQFMEKPKGELLRSMRVDTSVFGLSAQEARKSPYIASMGIYVFKLDVLLKLLRNYYPNANDFGSEVIPMATKDFKVQACLFSGYWEDIGTIKSFFDANLALMDKPPKFQLYDQSKPIFTCPRFLPPTKLEKCQVINSLISDGCFLRECRVEHSIVGIRSRFDSGVQLKDTMMMGADYYQTEAEIVALLAAGNVPIGIGRNTKIMNCIIDKNARIGNNVIIANKEIFGELYCCWSSSRIFHNQIA; via the exons ATGGTTGTATGCTTCTTACACAGTCCTAGTATATTCGTGACCTTATGCACAAGACCAATATGGCAGATTCTCGAGGCATTTCACTTCCATG GTTCAAAGAAACCATCCTTCCACTGTGACAGGATTCTGTTTTCCTCATTCTCTGGTAACAAGGTGAACTTGCTGCATTCAAAGAATAATGCAGCATTTGGTTTTCCTTCAGCTAAATTCTCAAGTGTTATACACAGAAACACAACTAAAAGATTTTTGGCTACTTCTACTCTCGCCAATGTTGCAAATGATTTTATG GCCCTACAATCACCAATACTTGCTGGGCTAGAAGCCAACCCGAAGACCGTTGCATCGATCATTTTAGGTGGTGGAGCTGGAACTCGTCTATTCCCCCTTACTCAAAAACGGGCTAAACCAGCT GTGCCATTTGGAGGGTGTTATAGGCTTGTGGACATACCAATGAGTAATTGTATCAATAGTggaattgataaaatttacgTCCTTACACAGTTCAATTCTCGGTCCCTCAATCGCCACATTGCTCGAACATATAGTTTCGGAGGTGGCATCAATTCTCGTGGTAGTTTTATTGAG GTATTGGCAGCAAATCAAACACTCGGTGAATCGGGAAATAAGTGGTTTCAGGGTACTGCCGATGCTGTAAGACAATTCCTTTGGTTGCTTGAG GATGCTGAGCATAAAAACATAGAGAACATTCTGATATTGTGTGGTGATCAGCTCTATCGAATGGATTACATGGAACTTGTGCAG AAACACATTAATTCATGTGCTGATATATCTGTATCTTGTCTACCGGTGGATGGCAG TCGTGCCTCTGATTTTGGATTAGTGAAGGTTGATGAAAAAGGACAGATACGCCAGTTCATGGAAAAACCGAAGGGAGAATTATTAAGATCTATG CGTGTCGATACGAGTGTTTTTGGGTTATCAGCTCAGGAAGCAAGAAAATCTCCATATATTGCATCAATGGGTATATATGTGTTTAAATTAGATGTGCTTCTCAAACTTCTCAG GAACTATTATCCTAATGCAAATGATTTTGGATCTGAGGTCATTCCAATGGCTACAAAAGATTTTAAAGTCCAG GCATGTCTTTTCAGTGGTTATTGGGAAGATATTGGGACTATAAAATCTTTCTTTGATGCAAACTTGGCTCTTATGGACAAG CCGCCGAAATTTCAGTTATATGATCAGTCAAAGCCTATTTTTACATGTCCTCGGTTCCTACCCCCGACAAAATTGGAGAAATGTCAG GTGATTAATTCTTTGATTTCGGACGGTTGCTTTTTAAGAGAGTGCAGGGTTGAACATTCCATTGTGGGAATTCGCTCGAGATTTGATTCTGGAGTCCAGCTCAAG GATACCATGATGATGGGAGCTGACTATTACCAAACCGAGGCTGAAATAGTGGCTCTTTTAGCAGCGGGAAATGTTCCTATAGGCATAGGCAGGAATACAAAAATCAT GAACTGTATAATTGACAAAAATGCAAGAA
- the LOC101493501 gene encoding glucose-1-phosphate adenylyltransferase large subunit 1-like isoform X1: MVVCFLHSPSIFVTLCTRPIWQILEAFHFHGSKKPSFHCDRILFSSFSGNKVNLLHSKNNAAFGFPSAKFSSVIHRNTTKRFLATSTLANVANDFMALQSPILAGLEANPKTVASIILGGGAGTRLFPLTQKRAKPAVPFGGCYRLVDIPMSNCINSGIDKIYVLTQFNSRSLNRHIARTYSFGGGINSRGSFIEVLAANQTLGESGNKWFQGTADAVRQFLWLLEDAEHKNIENILILCGDQLYRMDYMELVQKHINSCADISVSCLPVDGSRASDFGLVKVDEKGQIRQFMEKPKGELLRSMRVDTSVFGLSAQEARKSPYIASMGIYVFKLDVLLKLLRNYYPNANDFGSEVIPMATKDFKVQACLFSGYWEDIGTIKSFFDANLALMDKPPKFQLYDQSKPIFTCPRFLPPTKLEKCQVINSLISDGCFLRECRVEHSIVGIRSRFDSGVQLKDTMMMGADYYQTEAEIVALLAAGNVPIGIGRNTKIMNCIIDKNARIGNNVIIANKENVQEADRPSEGFYIRSGITVVLKNSVINNGTII, encoded by the exons ATGGTTGTATGCTTCTTACACAGTCCTAGTATATTCGTGACCTTATGCACAAGACCAATATGGCAGATTCTCGAGGCATTTCACTTCCATG GTTCAAAGAAACCATCCTTCCACTGTGACAGGATTCTGTTTTCCTCATTCTCTGGTAACAAGGTGAACTTGCTGCATTCAAAGAATAATGCAGCATTTGGTTTTCCTTCAGCTAAATTCTCAAGTGTTATACACAGAAACACAACTAAAAGATTTTTGGCTACTTCTACTCTCGCCAATGTTGCAAATGATTTTATG GCCCTACAATCACCAATACTTGCTGGGCTAGAAGCCAACCCGAAGACCGTTGCATCGATCATTTTAGGTGGTGGAGCTGGAACTCGTCTATTCCCCCTTACTCAAAAACGGGCTAAACCAGCT GTGCCATTTGGAGGGTGTTATAGGCTTGTGGACATACCAATGAGTAATTGTATCAATAGTggaattgataaaatttacgTCCTTACACAGTTCAATTCTCGGTCCCTCAATCGCCACATTGCTCGAACATATAGTTTCGGAGGTGGCATCAATTCTCGTGGTAGTTTTATTGAG GTATTGGCAGCAAATCAAACACTCGGTGAATCGGGAAATAAGTGGTTTCAGGGTACTGCCGATGCTGTAAGACAATTCCTTTGGTTGCTTGAG GATGCTGAGCATAAAAACATAGAGAACATTCTGATATTGTGTGGTGATCAGCTCTATCGAATGGATTACATGGAACTTGTGCAG AAACACATTAATTCATGTGCTGATATATCTGTATCTTGTCTACCGGTGGATGGCAG TCGTGCCTCTGATTTTGGATTAGTGAAGGTTGATGAAAAAGGACAGATACGCCAGTTCATGGAAAAACCGAAGGGAGAATTATTAAGATCTATG CGTGTCGATACGAGTGTTTTTGGGTTATCAGCTCAGGAAGCAAGAAAATCTCCATATATTGCATCAATGGGTATATATGTGTTTAAATTAGATGTGCTTCTCAAACTTCTCAG GAACTATTATCCTAATGCAAATGATTTTGGATCTGAGGTCATTCCAATGGCTACAAAAGATTTTAAAGTCCAG GCATGTCTTTTCAGTGGTTATTGGGAAGATATTGGGACTATAAAATCTTTCTTTGATGCAAACTTGGCTCTTATGGACAAG CCGCCGAAATTTCAGTTATATGATCAGTCAAAGCCTATTTTTACATGTCCTCGGTTCCTACCCCCGACAAAATTGGAGAAATGTCAG GTGATTAATTCTTTGATTTCGGACGGTTGCTTTTTAAGAGAGTGCAGGGTTGAACATTCCATTGTGGGAATTCGCTCGAGATTTGATTCTGGAGTCCAGCTCAAG GATACCATGATGATGGGAGCTGACTATTACCAAACCGAGGCTGAAATAGTGGCTCTTTTAGCAGCGGGAAATGTTCCTATAGGCATAGGCAGGAATACAAAAATCAT GAACTGTATAATTGACAAAAATGCAAGAA
- the LOC101493816 gene encoding uncharacterized protein: protein MSRVVKEPEEVMRMREGSVLGKKTILKSDHFPGCQNKRLSPQIEGAPNYRQAESLHVHGVAIPTVDGIRNVLNHIGARLQQVLWISLREEPLVYINGRPFVLRDVERPFSNLEYTGINRERVEQMEARLKEDILLEAERYGNKILVTDELPDGQMVDQWEPVSCNSVKTPLEVYEELQAEGYLVDYERVPITDEKSPKELDFDILVHKISQADVNTEIIFNCQMGRGRTTTGMVIATLVYLNRIGASGIPRSNSIGRIFQSMTNVADHMPNSEEAIRRGEYAVIRSLVRVLEGGVEGKRQVDKVIDKCASMQNLREAIGTYRNSILRQPDEMKREASLSFFVEYLERYYFLICFTVYLHSERDILHSSTAGHSSFSDWMRARPELYSIIRRLLRRDPMGALGYSSLKPSLKKIAESTDGRPSEMGIVAALRKGEVLGSQTVLKSDHCPGCQNPCLPERVDGAPNFRKVPGFPVFGVANPTIDGIRSVIHRIGSTNGGRPILWHNMREEPVIYINGKPFVLREVERPYKNMLEYTGIDRERVEKMEARLKEDILREAKQYSSAIMVIHETDDGHIFDAWEHVTSNVVQTPLEVFKSLEADGFPVKYARVPITDGKAPKSSDFDTLANNIASAAKDTTFVFNCQMGRGRTTTGTVIACLVKLRIDYGRPIKILGDNVTQEEVDGGSSSGDEVGGYVTAPNNLQIKIDEKQKHVFGINDILLLWKITAFFDNGVECREALDGIIDRCSALQNIRQALLQYRKVFNQQHVEPRVRRVALNRGAEYLERYFRLIAFAAYLGSEAFDGFCCQGESRMTFKVWLHQRPEVQAMKWSIRLRPGRFFTVPEELRESQESQHGDAVMEATVKARNGSVLGKGSILKMYFFPGQRTSNHIQIHGAPHVYKVDEYPVYCMATPTISGAKEMLKYLDSKSKSAFTARKVILTDVREEAVVYINCVPFVLRELNKPVDTLKHVGITGPVVEHLEARLKEDILAEIRQSGGRMLLHREEYDPSTNQSAVVGYWENIQADDVKTPTEVYSLLKDDGYDIFYRRIPLTRERDALASDVDAIQYCQDDSAGSYLFVSHTGFGGVAYAMAIICIRLGAEANFAFTVLQPSFGPDTYPMTKENSHSRASNETALRMGDYRDILNLTRVLVHGPQSKADVDIVIERCAGAGHIRDDILYYKREFEKFTDDDDEERAYLMDMGIKALRRYFFLITFRSYLYCISPADTEFAAWMDARPELDHLCNNLRIEK, encoded by the exons ATGTCGAGGGTAGTGAAGGAACCAGAGGAGGTGATGAGAATGAGAGAAGGTTCGGTACTCGGAAAGAAGACTATTCTGAAGAGTGACCACTTTCCTGGTTGTCAGAACAAGCGTTTATCTCCTCAGATCGAAGGTGCTCCCAATTATCGTCAAGCTGAGTCTCTGCATGTTCATGGTGTTGCAATCCCAACCGTTGATGGAATCCGAAATGTTCTCAATCACATTGGTGCTCGTTTACAGCAAGTTCTTTGGATTAGCCTTCGTGAAGAACCG CTTGTGTACATTAACGGCCGCCCTTTTGTTTTGCGTGATGTGGAGAGACCATTCTCCAACCTTGAGTATACG GGAATTAATAGGGAAAGGGTAGAACAAATGGAAGCTCGTTTGAAAGAGGACATCCTGTTGGAAGCTGAAAG ATATGGAAATAAGATCCTTGTGACTGATGAACTGCCCGATGGTCAAATGGTGGACCAATGGGAACCAGTGTCATGTAACTCTGTGAAGACGCCGTTAGAG GTGTATGAGGAATTGCAAGCGGAGGGATACCTTGTTGATTATGAACGTGTTCCTATAACTGATGAAAAATCGCCTAAGGAACTGGACTTTGATATTTTG GTACATAAAATTTCTCAAGCTGATGTAAATACTGAGATAATTTTTAATTGTCAAATGGGGCGTGGACGAACGACAACTGGAATGGTCATTGCAACTTTGGTCTACCTCAATCGAATTGGGGCCTCCg GGATTCCAAGAAGCAATTCGATCGGTAGAATTTTTCAATCTATGACCAATGTTGCTGATCATATGCCTAACTCGGAGGAGGCAATTCGCAGGGGAGAATATGCCGTCATAAGAAGCTTGGTTCGGGTGTTAGAG GGTGGTGTTGAGGGGAAAAGACAAGTAGACAAAGTCATTGACAAATGTGCTTCAATGCAG AATCTGCGTGAAGCAATTGGCACCTATCGCAATAGCATTCTGCGACAGCCAGATGAGATGAAAAGGGAGGCATCACTTTCCTTTTTTGTGGAGTACTTGGAGAGATACTactttttaatatgttttaccGTGTACCTGCATTCAGAAAGGGATATACTCCATTCTAGTACTGCTGGTCACAGTAGTTTTTCTGATTGGATGAGAGCAAGACCTGAACTCTACAGCATTATTCGCag GTTACTCAGGAGAGATCCAATGGGTGCACTTGGATATTCAAGTTTGAAACCATCTCTAAAGAAGATAGCTGAATCAACTGATGGCCGGCCTTCTGAGATGGGTATAGTTGCTGCCTTGAGAAAAGGCGAGGTTCTTGGTAGTCAAACTGTTCTAAAAAGTGATCACTGCCCTGGATGTCAAAATCCATGTTTGCCAGAGAGAGTGGACGGTGCTCCTAATTTCCGAAAAGTTCCTGGATTTCCAGTTTTTGGTGTTGCAAATCCAACCATTGATGGTATCCGGTCTGTCATTCATAGAATTGGCAGTACTAATGGTGGGCGCCCTATACTTTGGCATAATATGAGAGAAGAGCCTGTTATTTACATCAATGGAAAGCCATTCGTTCTTCGTGAAGTTGAAAGACCATACAAAAACATGCTGGAGTACACG GGTATTGACCGTGAAAGAGTGGAGAAAATGGAAGCTCGATTAAAAGAAGACATTTTAAGGGAAGCTAAACAATATAGCAGTGCCATAATGGTTATTCATGAAACAGATGATGGACATATATTTGATGCTTGGGAGCATGTTACTTCTAATGTGGTTCAAACCCCACTTGAAGTTTTCAAAAGCCTGGAAGCTGATGGGTTTCCCGTTAAGTATGCACGTGTACCCATCACTGACGGAAAAGCTCCTAAAAGTTCTGACTTTGATACTTTGGCAAATAATATTGCTTCTGCTGCAAAGGACACTACTTTTGTTTTCAATTGTCAG ATGGGTAGGGGCAGAACAACCACAGGTACTGTCATAGCTTGCCTTGTGAAGCTTCGAATTGATTATGGTAGACCTATTAAAATACTGGGAGATAATGTAACCCAGGAAGAAGTGGATGGCGGTTCCTCAAGTGGAGATGAAGTTGGCGGTTATGTCACTGCCCCCAATAATTTGCAAATAAAGATAGATGAGAAACAAAAGCATGTTTTTGGTATAAATGACATCCTCTTGTTATGGAAGATAACAGCTTTTTTTGATAATGGGGTGGAGTGCCGGGAGGCCTTAGATGGTATTATTGATAGATGTTCTGCACTTCAAAACATTCGTCAAGCTCTCCTACAATATAGAAAAGTATTCAATCAACAGCATGTTGAGCCTAGGGTAAGGAGGGTGGCTTTAAATCGTGGTGCCGAGTACTTGGAGCGGTACTTCCGCCTAATTGCTTTTGCAGCATATCTTGGAAGTGAAGCATTCGATGGGTTTTGTTGTCAAGGAGAATCCAGAATGACATTTAAGGTTTGGTTGCATCAGAGGCCAGAGGTACAGGCTATGAAATGGAGCATCAGATTAAGACCCGGGAGATTTTTCACTGTCCCT GAGGAGTTGAGAGAATCACAAGAGTCTCAGCATGGAGATGCAGTGATGGAGGCTACTGTCAAGGCCAGAAATGGTTCTGTTTTGGGGAAGGGCTCCATACTTAAAATGTATTTCTTTCCTGGTCAGAGAACTTCCAATCATATACAAATACATGGTGCACCTCATGTTTACAAG GTTGATGAATACCCTGTATATTGCATGGCAACTCCAACAATCTCTGGGGCCAAGGAGATGCTAAAGTATTTGGATTCTAAGTCTAAATCTGCATTCACTGCGCGGAAAGTTATATTGACTGACGTAAGAGAAGAAGCGGTTGTTTATATCAATTGTGTTCCCTTTGTCCTTAGGGAGTTAAACAAACCTGTGGATACACTCAAGCACGTTGGAATCACCGGTCCTGTG GTTGAACACTTGGAAGCACGGCTGAAGGAAGACATACTGGCCGAGATTAGACAGTCTGGTGGGAGAATGCTACTACATCGTGAAGAATATGATCCCTCAACAAATCAGTCTGCTGTGGTTGGATACTGGGAAAACATTCAGGCAGATGACGTGAAGACACCGACAGAAGTTTATTCTCTTCTAAAAGATGATGGATATGATATTTTCTATCGAAGGATACCCTTAACAAGAGAGAGAGATGCCTTGGCCTCCGACGTCGATGCAATACAGTACTGTCAAGATGA CTCTGCGGGGAGTTACCTCTTTGTATCGCATACAGGTTTTGGTGGAGTCGCATATGCAATGGCCATCATCTGTATTAGACTTGGTGCAGAGGCAAACTTTGCATTCACAGTCCTGCAGCCATCATTTGGTCCTGATACATATCCGATGACTAAAGAGAATTCACATTCTCGAGCTTCTAATGAAACGGCACTTAGGATGGGCGATTATCGTGACATTTTGAACCTTACAAGAGTCCTTGTACATGGTCCCCAAAGCAAAGCAGATGTTGACATTGTCATTGAAAG atgtgcAGGAGCAGGACATATACGAGATGATATTCTTTATTACAAAAGAGAATTTGAGAAGTTTACGGATGACGATGATGAGGAGCGTGCATATCTAATGGACATGGGTATCAAGGCTTTGAG GCGCTACTTTTTCCTTATCACATTCAGATCGTATCTCTATTGCATCTCTCCTGCGGATACAGAATTTGCTGCATGGATGGATGCTAGACCAGAGCTTGATCATCTATGTAACAATTTAAGAATTGAAAAATAG
- the LOC101494142 gene encoding cathepsin B-like protease 2, whose protein sequence is MAPTVLPLATLLLALSASYLWIVEAETNQLTQLKLNSHILQESIAKQINENPGAGWKAAINPRFSNFTVGQFKRLLGVKQTPRNELINTPIVTHPKSFKLPKDFDARTAWSQCSTIGRILDQGHCGSCWAFGAVESLSDRFCIHFDVNVSLSVNDLLACCGFLCGSGCDGGDPLSAWRYLAQHGVVTEECDPYFDQIGCSHPGCEPAYKTPRCVRKCVNGNQLSKKSKHQLWKESKHFSVKAYRVHSDPEDIMAEVYKNGPVEVAFTVYEDFAHYKSGVYKHITGYPLGGHAVKLIGWGTSEDGDDYWLLANQWNREWGDDGYFKIKRGTNECGIEGEVTAGLPSTKNLVREVTDMDADADVSF, encoded by the exons ATGGCTCCAACAGTTCTGCCCCTGGCAACCTTATTATTAGCTTTATCCGCTTCTTATCTTTgg ATCGTTGAGGCGGAAACGAATCAACTTACTCAACTCAAGCTTAATTCTCATATCCTTCAG GAGTCTATTGCTAAACAGATTAACGAAAACCCAGGGGCAGGATGGAAGGCTGCCATTAATCCTCGTTTCTCCAATTTTACG GTTGGACAATTTAAGCGCCTTCTTGGAGTCAAACAAACGCCTAGGAACGAACTGATAAATACACCTATTGTAACTCATCCAAAATCATTCAAACTGCCAAAGGATTTTGATGCAAGGACAGCTTGGTCTCAGTGTAGCACTATTGGAAGAATTCTTG ATCAG GGCCATTGTGGTTCTTGTTGGGCATTTGGTGCTGTTGAATCATTATCAGATCGTTTTTGCATTCATTTTGATGTG AATGTATCCCTCTCTGTTAATGACCTTCTTGCATGCTGCGGCTTTCTTTGTGGGTCTGGCTGTGATGGAGGGGATCCCCTTTCAGCATGGCGATACTTAGCTCAACATGGTGTTGTCACTGAAGAG TGTGATCCATACTTTGATCAAATTGGATGTTCTCATCCTGGTTGTGAGCCAGCATATAAAACTCCCAGGTGTGTTAGAAAGTGTGTAAATGGAAACCAGCTTTCGAAGAAATCAAAGCACCAGCTTTGGAAGGAGTCAAAGCACTTTAGTGTCAAAGCATATAGGGTCCACTCTGATCCTGAAGATATCATGGCAGAAGTTTATAAGAATGGGCCAGTTGAAGTTGCATTCACAGTTTATGAG GATTTTGCTCACTACAAATCAGGAGTTTACAAACACATCACAGGTTATCCACTAGGCGGTCATGCAGTAAAGCTGATTGGATGGGGAACAAGTGAGGATGGAGATGACTATTGG CTTCTTGCAAATCAGTGGAATAGAGAGTGGGGAGAT GATGGTTACTTCAAGATCAAAAGAGGGACAAACGAATGTGGGATTGAAGGAGAAGTTACTGCTGGTTTGCCTTCTACCAAAAATCTTGTTAGAGAGGTGACTGACATGGATGCTGATGCTGATGTTTCATTCTGA
- the LOC101495766 gene encoding cathepsin B-like protease 2, with the protein MLYTKMTPTIQPLATLLLALSASFIWIVDAETDQLTELKLNSHILQESIAKQINQNSGAGWKAAINPRFSNFTVGQFMRLLGVKQTPGNELISIPVVTHSKSLKLPKNFDARTAWSQCSTIGRILDQGHCGSCWAFGAVESLSDRFCIHLDVNVSLSVNDMVACCGLLCGAGCGGGELFAAWLYLTHHGVVTEECDPYFDEIGCSHPGCEPTYRTPKCVKKCVNENLLWEESKHFSVKAYTLNSDPQDIMAEVYKNGPVEVSFTVYEDFAHYKSGVYKHITGYELGGHAVKLIGWGTSDDGEDYWLLANQWNRNWGDDGYFKIKRGTNECGIEGHVTAGLPSTKNLVIEEVTDMGADFSS; encoded by the exons ATGCTATATACAAAAATGACTCCAACAATTCAGCCCCTGGCAACCTTATTATTAGCTTTATCCGCTTCTTTTATTTGG ATCGTTGACGCGGAAACAGATCAGCTTACTGAACTAAAGCTTAATTCTCATATCCTTCAG GAGTCTATTGCTAAACAAATTAACCAAAATTCAGGGGCAGGATGGAAAGCTGCTATTAATCCTCGTTTCTCCAATTTTACG GTTGGACAATTCATGCGCCTTCTTGGAGTCAAACAAACACCTGGGAATGAACTGATAAGTATACCTGTTGTAACTCattcaaaatcattaaaattgcCAAAGAATTTTGATGCAAGGACAGCTTGGTCGCAGTGTAGCACTATTGGAAGAATTCTTG ATCAG GGTCACTGTGGGTCTTGTTGGGCATTTGGTGCCGTTGAATCATTATCAGATCGTTTTTGTATTCATTTAGACGTG AATGTTTCCCTCTCTGTTAATGACATGGTTGCCTGCTGTGGCTTACTTTGTGGGGCTGGCTGTGGTGGGGGGGAACTCTTTGCTGCATGGCTATACTTGACTCACCATGGTGTTGTCACTGAAGAA TGTGATCCATACTTTGATGAAATTGGATGTTCCCATCCTGGTTGTGAACCAACATATCGAACTCCCAAGTGTGTTAAAAAGTGTGTAAATGAGAACCTGCTTTGGGAGGAATCAAAGCACTTCAGTGTCAAAGCATATACGCTAAACTCTGATCCGCAAGATATTATGGCAGAAGTTTATAAGAACGGGCCAGTTGAAGTTTCATTCACTGTTTATGAG GATTTCGCTCACTACAAATCAGGAGTTTATAAACACATCACAGGTTACGAACTAGGCGGTCATGCAGTAAAACTGATTGGATGGGGAACAAGTGATGATGGGGAGGACTATTGG CTTCTTGCAAATCAGTGGAATAGAAATTGGGGAGAT GATGGTTACTTCAAAATCAAGAGAGGGACAAACGAATGTGGGATTGAAGGTCATGTTACAGCTGGTTTGCCTTCTACCAAAAATCTTGTAATAGAAGAGGTGACTGACATGGGTGCTGATTTTTCATCATGA